GTGGATGCCTTACGAGCAAGTAAACCAGTGCTTCTTGGAGACAAGTTCACTTGCTCCAAAGCCCGGAACTGGAGTTCTGAAGGGAAGTCCCTGACACAGCTAATCCGAGGTCCAGCTCCTGTTGTCCATTTGCAAGACACCTGACTCCCCAATTGATATGACGTGATTCCTTTCTTAGAATTAATCCTTTCCATGATTGCCTCATCGGGAATCTTTTCCGCGTCATTCCCTTCTAGTTCTTCATCAAACATGTTATGATTTGGCTCCGAGGAATGCTGTTCTGTGCTTTTCAGTCTCTCAACCAATTCAAACCTTTCTGGCACTTTGAGATTAGTCAATTTTCTACCAAAGTTGATGAGCTGCCTTGGCTTCTGTTGTTCCAACACAGAAGATGTCTTTTCGTTAACAGAATAGGTATTTTCTGGAGTCAAGTCTTGAACTTCCTCAGTTTCTAAATCATTCACTGCATGACTCAAGTCCTCATCTGATGAGTTGTTTCTAAGATGTTTGCAGCTTCTTTGTTTGTAAAGGACGGCATCTTCCTCATCCGTAGGACATGTCTGCAATATCAGGGAAATAAAAGGCTCAGCAAATGACCTTCTAGTTCCTATcactacaataataatttatatcataagaaaagaataaaaatgctgtagttttttttaccttcacATCTATGAGATCGACATTGTTTTCTCTGAGGAATGATAGGAAGTCCTTAAAATTTTCTTCTGTAGGCCGATAATGACCACTGTGAGGCCAAACCGCCTGTCAAAAATAGAAAGAAGCCATTGTTAACAGATATGTTGCATGTCAGAAGACCATCAACGCAAACAGGAGATTTTGCATCAATGCAATGAAAGGATATGTTATAGTTATACCTTAAGAACTCCACCGTCAACAACTAATCTACCAGCAGCAGTTGCAACTCCTCCAGCCAAGAAGCTAGAATGCTGAAACTTGCCTTTCATCTTCTTGCCGACATACAAGGTCTTAGATGAGCTGAGAACAAAAATCCACTTAGCATCTTCTGTGGAGTGGAGAAGCTCCCCTGACTCCTTGTAGACGAGTTTCCCATCCTTGACAACAACTTCATAGGCCTTTCTTTCCATCTGTAAAGTTAAATGTTTATCAGTAAAAGCATTTGGGTTATTAAATAAAGGGCTGAGCACAAAAGTGTTGATGAAAGCTCACCGGACCGAGATACTTGATGCACTGTTGTTGAAGTTTTGAACGAGGGCATTTGTCAAGATTCACTTCCTTGCCTTCTCCTATATCTAACCTGCAGTTGCATATGCAAGTTTAACTTCGAATCCATGGTGTTCagtatcaaaattttaaatacctTAGTAAAATTGATCAAAGAATCTTACCAGTAAAAAAAGGGTTCTCTGCTTTTAGATTCAAGCCATGTAAGGtaataaaaatgaagattaTGCCCATATCGATGCCGCGGATCAATCTGTTTTGAACAAGATACAGTAAAGATTAAGAATCAGTAAGAGTGGTCGAAGAGCAATGATTAACTAATATCATTTCCATAGAAATCCTTTATTTGACTTACCGCTTCAAGCCAGTGTTGTAAAGAAAGTTTTTGTGCTTTGTCATTCTTTGATAAACCTTTTCCGACCTTCGCGGCCCTTGTTCTTGCTCTTGACCATCGAGAAATGGCAGATTCATGTTTCTCAATGTCAAAGAATGAAATAGAACTCTGCTTGAGCTCTGCAAAATCTAAGAGTTTCCACCTGAGATTATAACAACTAATTTTGTTAGAACAAGGGTGTACATCCTtacattttttgttaaaaaaaagaccAGGATTAGTAAGTACTCATCAATAGATACATACCAGCTCTGCTCAATAAGAACTGCACAATCTGCAAGCTTTCTCCTGGTTCGGAAGCTTTTATACACCTTCTGCAATTTTACAGCAGCCTCGTGTTTGGGGCTTTTGGGATTAAAAATTGCCGACTTTCGAATCATCTCTAAACTGTCATCTGACATTAGGGGCTGGTTATCCATCTCTTTGCTGTTTATACTAACTGACTTTGTGGAGgcatctttttctttgtccagTGGAGAAGCTCTAATAGACATCATTCTTTCCAATTCCCCGCCTTTAAAACTAACTGATCTTTCCACTACCATCTTCCCGGAACCTAAAGATTTCGATATTGCAGGCTCATAATCTTGATCACCAAAACTAATCAACCGTACTGGAGTTTTGGCTTCATCATCTCCAAAGCTAATAGACTTTACAATAACAGATTCCAAGCCAGTATCCACATCACTGTACTTGGAAAATGGGCAGGAGGAGGATATCCCCATTCAAGAAGGGAAGGGTTTCCAGTAATCTGTATTATCTTAATTCCTGTTCAAACAAAAGCAATACATAGAAGTTTAAACCAAATGCAGAAATCTCAGAACACTCATGCTCTCTTCCTAGCACCGTCTAACAAGGTAAATGATAGAAATACCAGAAGTCCAATACCACATCACAATAAGAACAAGCTAAAGGCTACAAATTATAGAAACAGGGCAGGGTTTTAACTATGAAGAAGAATTTAACAGCAGAAAACAACAACATGGATCTGCAAAaccctttaaccaaaaaaagaaaacattttgcaaaccaaaaataaattcttgaatCAAACCCAAAATTCTAAACAAGCACACGGTCACATTACCATGATAGCCACGTAACCATGATAGCCAAAAATGATCtacaaaatcaattttcaagaaAAGGTCTTAAAAAGATAACAACAATCACATTACCATGATAGCCACCATGTAATCAAGACCCAAAAATGGCCAAGATCATAACTTTAGAACGCTGTCATCAAGAAtgaaaaaagaccaaaaattTACCATTGCAGCAAATCAacagcaatgaaaaaaaaaaaaaaaaaagaatcccgAGAAAATCAGAAGGGAGTGTTACCTTGAATTGTGGATAAACCAGATATGGGAAAGAAAATCCGGGTAAAAAGGGGTCAGcttatttgaattttgatgataTTTCTCACTTGTTcttgagaaagagagaaaaagaggggggggggagatCTGAGGCTTTCAAAGGTGAAAACAACAAACACAGAGAGAATAAAAGTTATGTTGTGATGGAGGAATGTATATATAAGCACGGGGCAGCAGACATGGAAAGTGAGAGCCTTTAAGACATAGATATATagaagacagagagagagagagagagagagagagcgtgGCAGTCAGTCAGTCTTTCTTCCGTTTCCGACCACGTGGTGGACTGCTTGTGTTAGAACACGGGAGGTTTCGTTCAAGATTTCCATTTAGGTGGGACAAACAATAGATGggttctcttttttgttttctacaaaAGGATTAAAATAGATGATCTTGTGTTGCAAGTCTTAGGCAATTTATTAAaggaaattttatattttagttaatGTTAACCATATTTCTCACTGTGTGAACTACGCAGAATACGAACCGTAGTTGTTAAATTTTGTTGGGGtttgaaaaaagtaattaaatcaattatttttattaaaattatttatttttttatttaactattggTGTTGATATAGTTATGTTTTCCCAAGAGATCactaaaaatttaacaatttcAATTAGGTTCTAACGAGTTAATATGGCAAATGAAGTTTTTGATGAAACGATGGAATATGTAGAGCTTAGAAAGAAAACTGTTATGAAAAAACGTTGTTAGGTTGATACTGATGGATGTTTGGAATGgtgatgaaatttaatttttaaaatattttttatttaaaaatttattaaaataatatttttttattttttaaaatatatctttaatatttagtaattaaaatgatctaaaattataaaaatataatttaaaataaaaaacttataaaattacaattcaatCACAAACATCCTGTTCAGCTAGTGGAGGGCAAACCGGGATTAGATACTTAGCAGTAAACGATGGATGTTGAACATTGTGCATATCAACTCGTACAATAGCTACGATTTAAGTAGCATAAAATTTTCTAGTATATTAATTaggctattaaaaaaaacaaataaaaaaaaaattagcatccCCATTTTTTACTTCCTTGGACGTTTTCTGGGGACATGTAGGTGGTGGAGTGATTTCTATTAAGCAAAACCAAGACAAACATCACATTTTTTCCTCGAAACGAGCTTACTTTTCACCAATAAAAGTCATTTCACACtggtcatttatttttcttc
This genomic interval from Populus alba chromosome 1, ASM523922v2, whole genome shotgun sequence contains the following:
- the LOC118027926 gene encoding IQ domain-containing protein IQM2 — encoded protein: MGISSSCPFSKYSDVDTGLESVIVKSISFGDDEAKTPVRLISFGDQDYEPAISKSLGSGKMVVERSVSFKGGELERMMSIRASPLDKEKDASTKSVSINSKEMDNQPLMSDDSLEMIRKSAIFNPKSPKHEAAVKLQKVYKSFRTRRKLADCAVLIEQSWWKLLDFAELKQSSISFFDIEKHESAISRWSRARTRAAKVGKGLSKNDKAQKLSLQHWLEAIDPRHRYGHNLHFYYLTWLESKSREPFFYWLDIGEGKEVNLDKCPRSKLQQQCIKYLGPMERKAYEVVVKDGKLVYKESGELLHSTEDAKWIFVLSSSKTLYVGKKMKGKFQHSSFLAGGVATAAGRLVVDGGVLKAVWPHSGHYRPTEENFKDFLSFLRENNVDLIDVKTCPTDEEDAVLYKQRSCKHLRNNSSDEDLSHAVNDLETEEVQDLTPENTYSVNEKTSSVLEQQKPRQLINFGRKLTNLKVPERFELVERLKSTEQHSSEPNHNMFDEELEGNDAEKIPDEAIMERINSKKGITSYQLGSQVSCKWTTGAGPRISCVRDFPSELQFRALEQVNLSPRSTGLLARKASTPTNFSGELRPPTGIPVSAG